The following are encoded in a window of Cydia strobilella chromosome 1, ilCydStro3.1, whole genome shotgun sequence genomic DNA:
- the LOC134750721 gene encoding uncharacterized protein LOC134750721: MTSKTRLDRIRNEYIRGSFKVAPIGDKMVERRMRWFGHVMRRDEEYPVKKALAIPEKRKGGGRPLATWWTTVSKDLERAQLETQTTQGRRSWHLRTRRADPK; the protein is encoded by the coding sequence atgacgtCTAAAACTAGGCTGGATCGGATTCGCAACGAATACATCAGGGGCTCCTTCAAAGTCGCACCCATAGGTGATAAGATGGTGGAGAGGCGAATGCGCTGGTTCGGGCACGTGATGAGAAGGGATGAAGAGTACCCAGTTAAAAAGGCTTTAGCAATCCCGGAAAAGAGAAAAGGCGGAGGGCGCCCCCTAGCTACGTGGTGGACAACCGTATCCAAAGACCTGGAACGGGCTCAGCTTGAAACGCAAACAACCCAGGGCAGGCGATCCTGGCACCTaaggacgaggagagccgaccctaAATGA